The following proteins are encoded in a genomic region of Lachnospiraceae bacterium KM106-2:
- a CDS encoding fumarate reductase flavoprotein subunit encodes MKKNLKKAVVYLTCTVCAISMIGCSNKSTGKASTSFKEGTYTGSGTGKNGAVKVEVEFAKDSIKNVKVTEQKETEGIADPAIEKIPTKIVDSQSLAVDVVSGATITSNAIIDAVTDCVKQAGGDVDALKSASSASADTNKVEEAEADVVVVGAGAAGSSAALSALQSGKKVILLEKTAQPMGAGTLAGGMFAADSKLQKEAGEEVSKEWLYEEYKKASEGYMNSLLVRNIINESGKTVDWLMENGMKLNLVDSGSGGAYAHQGMPSTLHGYAEGGTVAITNLVETFKKAGGDVRWSTPASELITKDGKVTGVKAKKEDGTTLSINAKAVVIATGGYGGNEEMLKEYQGENYTMGEVQQNTGDGLNMAWSAGADKLGTETMHYFWETFTGDQIGKLSEKLGDDWFSLTNWTMFPNLRVNSQGKRFGDETNVTLYSVHGAEIAMQPGQVEYVIVDSATLDKVAKKGTYVLEDQFKKWVGDEQFYMEFNEPNSTDDYYKEQHTPRDYAKIFDSVLDSGVVFKGDSIEDLAKQMNVDASELKKSVKQYNNAIKTGKDEQFFADTKRLIEVKEGPYYAIKFCARNLSTLGGIRINENMQVVDKDANVIEGLYAAGADAGGMYGKAYVDFEGGTLGFAYTSGRLAGINASKNIK; translated from the coding sequence ATGAAAAAAAATTTAAAGAAAGCGGTAGTTTATCTTACATGTACAGTATGTGCAATATCTATGATCGGCTGCAGCAACAAATCAACTGGTAAAGCAAGTACATCTTTCAAAGAAGGAACTTATACTGGTTCTGGTACAGGAAAGAATGGTGCTGTAAAGGTTGAAGTAGAATTTGCAAAAGATTCTATTAAGAATGTAAAAGTAACAGAACAAAAAGAAACAGAAGGAATTGCTGATCCAGCGATCGAAAAAATTCCTACTAAGATCGTTGATTCACAAAGTCTTGCTGTTGACGTTGTAAGTGGTGCAACGATAACAAGTAATGCGATCATCGATGCAGTTACAGATTGTGTAAAACAAGCTGGCGGTGATGTTGATGCGTTAAAAAGCGCGAGTTCTGCATCGGCAGATACGAATAAAGTAGAAGAAGCAGAAGCTGACGTAGTAGTTGTTGGTGCTGGTGCAGCCGGTTCTTCCGCTGCATTATCTGCACTTCAAAGTGGTAAAAAAGTTATCTTACTTGAAAAGACAGCACAGCCTATGGGTGCTGGTACCTTAGCTGGTGGTATGTTTGCTGCTGATAGTAAGCTTCAAAAAGAAGCAGGCGAAGAAGTAAGTAAAGAATGGCTTTATGAAGAATATAAAAAAGCTTCAGAAGGTTACATGAATTCCTTATTAGTTCGTAATATCATTAATGAATCTGGTAAAACAGTAGATTGGTTAATGGAAAATGGAATGAAATTAAACTTAGTAGATTCAGGTTCTGGCGGTGCATATGCACATCAAGGAATGCCATCTACTTTACACGGATATGCTGAAGGTGGTACAGTAGCGATCACTAATTTAGTAGAAACATTTAAAAAAGCCGGCGGAGATGTAAGATGGTCTACACCTGCAAGTGAACTTATCACAAAAGATGGTAAAGTAACAGGTGTAAAAGCGAAAAAAGAAGATGGTACTACTTTAAGCATTAACGCGAAAGCGGTTGTAATTGCAACAGGTGGTTACGGCGGAAACGAAGAAATGTTAAAAGAATACCAAGGCGAAAACTACACAATGGGTGAAGTACAGCAAAATACAGGTGATGGCTTAAATATGGCTTGGAGCGCTGGTGCTGATAAACTTGGTACAGAAACAATGCATTATTTCTGGGAAACATTCACTGGAGATCAAATCGGTAAATTATCTGAAAAACTTGGTGATGACTGGTTCTCACTTACAAACTGGACGATGTTCCCTAACTTAAGAGTTAACTCACAAGGGAAACGTTTCGGTGATGAAACAAATGTAACATTATATTCTGTTCATGGTGCTGAAATTGCAATGCAGCCAGGACAAGTTGAATATGTAATCGTTGATAGCGCTACGTTAGATAAAGTTGCGAAAAAAGGAACTTACGTACTTGAAGATCAATTCAAAAAATGGGTTGGTGACGAACAGTTCTATATGGAATTTAACGAACCAAACAGTACAGATGATTACTACAAAGAACAACACACACCAAGAGATTATGCAAAGATCTTTGATTCTGTATTAGACAGCGGTGTTGTATTTAAAGGTGATTCTATTGAAGATTTAGCAAAACAAATGAATGTAGATGCTTCTGAATTAAAGAAATCTGTAAAACAATACAACAATGCGATCAAAACTGGTAAAGACGAACAATTCTTTGCTGATACAAAACGTTTAATTGAAGTAAAAGAAGGACCTTACTATGCAATTAAATTCTGTGCACGTAACTTAAGTACATTAGGCGGTATCCGTATTAACGAAAATATGCAAGTAGTTGATAAAGATGCTAATGTAATTGAAGGTTTATATGCAGCAGGAGCTGATGCAGGTGGTATGTACGGAAAAGCTTATGTAGACTTTGAAGGTGGTACACTTGGATTTGCATACACATCTGGTAGATTAGCCGGAATCAATGCTAGTAAGAATATCAAATAA
- a CDS encoding expressed protein — MKRINPAKVKPEFRDNVGAINPVLGRKYTMTHSDETADLFVTIGKQFAKDKIIPIRDEVLLEFRMKGNELQLVGKVLVDGEGVEGDPKFRNDIFLQKLGISLQAIRYADRRLFERWSQLDDVPIYIWFQSENEKYNKLYDFGTMKKYR, encoded by the coding sequence ATGAAACGAATTAATCCTGCAAAAGTGAAACCGGAGTTTCGAGATAATGTGGGAGCAATCAATCCTGTATTAGGTCGAAAGTACACCATGACACATTCGGATGAGACAGCCGACTTATTTGTTACAATAGGCAAACAATTTGCTAAAGACAAGATCATCCCGATTCGTGATGAAGTATTGTTAGAGTTTCGTATGAAGGGAAATGAACTTCAGCTTGTCGGTAAGGTCTTAGTGGATGGAGAAGGAGTCGAGGGTGATCCTAAATTCCGTAATGATATCTTCTTGCAGAAACTTGGAATCTCACTACAGGCGATCCGTTATGCGGATCGAAGGCTATTTGAACGTTGGTCACAATTAGATGATGTACCGATCTATATATGGTTTCAGTCAGAAAATGAAAAGTATAATAAACTCTATGATTTTGGGACAATGAAGAAATATCGATGA
- a CDS encoding radical SAM, pyruvate-formate lyase-activating enzyme like, whose amino-acid sequence MAEKFNLEEYLTSGVEKIVAGAVKATLKNPKESLFMAKYALASKKASKLRKQAEENGEHIPPFLIASVTSQCNLHCAGCYSRGVDACVDSPAKNQLTTEQWNDIFKEAESLGIGFVLMVGGEPLVRTDVIEAAAKIPNVMFPIFTNATLIGESYVKVFDQHRNLVPILSIEGNKESTDKRRGEGIYEKLTNAMELLKKKQVPFGTSITVTTENMKEVTSYEFLDQLYDQGCKVVIYVEYVPVTEESKKLAPGETERLYLDQRLTEIRAKYEDMVYISFPGDEKSSGGCLAAGRGFFHINSHGGAEPCPFSPYSDMNVKDHSLKEALQSKLFQGLRDNNILMEEHMGGCTLFEKKDVVEELLRTEK is encoded by the coding sequence ATGGCAGAAAAGTTTAATTTAGAAGAGTATCTAACAAGCGGAGTAGAGAAAATTGTAGCTGGAGCTGTAAAGGCAACCTTAAAGAATCCAAAAGAAAGTTTATTTATGGCAAAGTACGCACTTGCAAGTAAGAAAGCATCTAAGTTGAGAAAACAGGCAGAGGAAAATGGAGAGCATATTCCTCCATTTTTGATCGCCAGTGTTACTAGTCAGTGTAATCTTCATTGTGCAGGATGTTACTCAAGAGGCGTAGATGCCTGCGTGGATAGTCCGGCCAAGAATCAGCTGACGACAGAACAGTGGAACGATATTTTTAAAGAAGCAGAAAGTCTTGGAATTGGGTTTGTTCTTATGGTTGGTGGCGAGCCATTAGTAAGAACGGATGTCATAGAGGCAGCAGCAAAGATCCCGAATGTAATGTTCCCGATCTTTACCAATGCAACGTTAATTGGTGAATCTTATGTGAAAGTATTTGATCAACATCGAAATCTTGTACCGATCCTTAGTATTGAAGGAAATAAAGAGAGTACGGATAAGCGACGTGGAGAAGGAATTTATGAGAAACTTACAAATGCCATGGAGCTATTAAAGAAAAAGCAAGTTCCATTTGGAACTTCCATTACGGTAACAACGGAGAACATGAAAGAGGTTACTTCGTATGAATTCTTAGATCAGTTATATGATCAAGGATGTAAAGTTGTCATTTATGTAGAATACGTTCCTGTAACAGAAGAATCAAAAAAACTTGCACCAGGAGAGACAGAGAGACTTTATTTAGATCAGCGATTAACAGAGATTAGAGCTAAGTATGAAGATATGGTCTATATTTCCTTCCCAGGGGATGAAAAGTCTTCAGGAGGCTGTCTTGCAGCAGGAAGAGGATTCTTCCATATCAATTCACATGGCGGAGCAGAGCCATGTCCATTCTCACCATATTCAGATATGAATGTGAAAGATCACTCATTAAAAGAGGCATTACAATCAAAACTATTCCAAGGATTACGTGATAATAATATTCTTATGGAAGAACATATGGGCGGCTGTACCTTGTTTGAAAAGAAAGACGTGGTTGAGGAACTGTTAAGAACTGAGAAATAA
- a CDS encoding free methionine-(R)-sulfoxide reductase, with protein MEQLSSIYPEDKKDMYQLLAAQIESVVGDQTLVISDLSNVSAILNEALKEINWVGFYLMKNELLQLGPFQGKLACTKIALGKGVCGTAAKERKTQLVEDVHQFPGHIACDGASNSEIVVPIIIKEEVMGVLDIDSPIFSRFDEEDQKGLEKIVDILERKCDWDQFHI; from the coding sequence ATGGAACAATTAAGTTCAATATACCCAGAAGATAAGAAGGATATGTATCAACTGTTAGCAGCCCAAATCGAATCAGTTGTGGGAGATCAGACTTTAGTGATCTCTGATTTATCCAATGTATCGGCTATTTTAAATGAGGCTTTAAAGGAAATTAACTGGGTTGGATTTTATTTAATGAAAAACGAGTTATTGCAGTTAGGACCTTTTCAAGGAAAGCTAGCGTGTACCAAAATCGCACTTGGTAAAGGAGTATGTGGTACAGCCGCAAAGGAAAGAAAGACCCAATTGGTGGAGGATGTTCATCAATTCCCAGGTCATATTGCTTGCGATGGAGCCTCTAATTCAGAAATCGTTGTTCCGATCATAATCAAAGAAGAAGTAATGGGAGTTCTTGATATCGATAGTCCTATTTTCTCTCGTTTTGATGAAGAAGATCAAAAAGGATTAGAAAAGATAGTTGATATTTTGGAAAGAAAATGCGATTGGGATCAATTTCATATCTAG
- a CDS encoding transcriptional regulator, ArsR family: MKTRIPELRKKNKLSQEELARAVGVTRQTITSLECGKYTASLVLAYKIAKYFGMHIEEIFDFSEVEEI; this comes from the coding sequence TTGAAGACAAGAATACCGGAACTTCGAAAGAAAAATAAGTTATCCCAAGAGGAACTAGCGAGGGCAGTTGGCGTTACAAGACAGACGATCACATCATTAGAGTGTGGAAAATACACAGCATCATTAGTTTTAGCATATAAGATCGCGAAGTATTTTGGCATGCACATAGAAGAGATATTTGATTTTTCAGAAGTGGAGGAGATATAG
- a CDS encoding iron compound ABC uptake transporter ATP-binding protein PiaD, which translates to MNENQLSAKKIVAGYEKRIIIDGIDVVIPKNQISVIIGANGCGKSTLLKTFARLIKPISGSIELDGKKVTSIPSKQLARTLGLLPQSPLVPEGITVSDLVSRGRFPYQTLLKRMDQEDMDAVREAMEIMGITELADRNVDELSGGQRQRVWIATALAQQTDILLLDEPTTYLDITYQVEILDLLTDLNRKRGTTIVMVLHDINLSARYADYLFALKGGKLLSQGTPEEVITSELIKEVFSLESSVIKDPVSKTPFIVPIGRHHVAVEN; encoded by the coding sequence ATGAATGAAAATCAATTATCTGCAAAGAAAATTGTTGCAGGTTATGAGAAAAGGATTATCATTGATGGAATTGATGTTGTGATTCCGAAGAATCAGATCAGTGTTATCATTGGTGCCAATGGGTGTGGAAAGTCTACTTTACTAAAAACATTTGCAAGACTGATCAAACCAATTTCGGGTTCAATTGAATTAGATGGGAAAAAAGTAACCTCAATTCCTTCGAAGCAGTTAGCAAGGACACTTGGATTACTTCCACAGTCACCGTTAGTTCCAGAAGGAATTACTGTATCAGATCTTGTCTCAAGAGGAAGATTTCCTTATCAGACATTATTAAAACGAATGGATCAAGAAGATATGGATGCGGTTAGGGAAGCAATGGAGATCATGGGAATTACAGAACTTGCTGATCGAAATGTGGATGAGCTCTCAGGCGGACAAAGACAGAGAGTGTGGATCGCAACCGCATTAGCACAGCAGACTGATATTTTATTGCTAGATGAGCCGACGACCTATCTTGATATTACCTATCAAGTAGAAATTCTTGATCTGTTGACAGATCTGAATCGAAAAAGAGGAACGACCATTGTTATGGTATTGCATGATATTAATTTATCAGCAAGATATGCAGATTACTTATTTGCGTTAAAAGGTGGTAAGTTATTATCGCAAGGTACACCAGAAGAAGTGATCACATCTGAATTGATCAAAGAGGTTTTTAGTTTGGAATCTTCAGTAATTAAAGATCCCGTTTCAAAAACGCCATTTATTGTTCCGATTGGAAGACATCATGTTGCAGTAGAAAATTAA
- a CDS encoding sensor histidine kinase, with the protein MIIGGFLIAFGTRHLTAPIIEVSNAAKEIAQGNFQVEIPREEKSNPSYEYVDEIDELADHFNRMAKELNRMDYMRKEFMSNVSHEVKTPAAAITGFTEILIDGGLTEEEEKEYLALVNEESIRLSSLCENMLRMSRLDNQVIVGIKDYIRIDEQLRKAAILLSDKWQGKQIDFEVKLEENRIMTNQDLLLEVWINLIDNAIKYSNEGGSISISEYRRENRIIVEIADEGIGMKKEKIPKIFDQFYQCEESHKKKGNGLGLSIVKRIVHMLSGEISCESEYGKGTRMTVSLPDEEHSF; encoded by the coding sequence ATGATCATAGGTGGATTCTTAATTGCATTTGGGACGAGGCATCTAACGGCACCGATTATTGAAGTGAGCAATGCCGCAAAAGAAATTGCGCAAGGTAACTTCCAGGTGGAAATTCCAAGAGAAGAGAAAAGCAATCCTTCTTATGAGTATGTGGATGAGATCGATGAATTAGCAGATCATTTTAATCGTATGGCAAAGGAATTAAATCGAATGGATTATATGAGAAAAGAATTTATGAGTAATGTTTCTCATGAAGTAAAGACACCAGCCGCAGCCATTACTGGTTTTACAGAGATTCTCATTGATGGAGGACTAACGGAGGAAGAAGAGAAAGAGTATCTAGCACTTGTCAATGAAGAGTCCATTCGGTTATCGAGTCTGTGTGAGAATATGCTTCGAATGTCACGGTTGGATAATCAGGTAATCGTGGGAATTAAGGATTACATCAGGATCGATGAACAATTGCGAAAGGCAGCTATTTTACTTTCAGATAAATGGCAGGGTAAACAGATTGATTTTGAAGTAAAGTTAGAGGAAAATAGGATAATGACCAATCAGGATCTTCTGCTTGAGGTATGGATCAACTTAATTGATAATGCCATAAAGTACTCCAACGAGGGTGGAAGCATAAGCATTTCTGAGTATAGAAGAGAAAATCGCATTATTGTAGAAATTGCGGATGAAGGGATTGGTATGAAGAAGGAGAAGATACCGAAGATCTTTGACCAATTCTATCAATGTGAAGAGTCTCATAAAAAAAAGGGAAATGGACTTGGTTTGTCCATCGTAAAGAGAATCGTTCATATGCTTTCAGGTGAAATAAGTTGTGAGAGTGAATATGGGAAAGGCACCAGAATGACAGTGAGTTTACCCGATGAGGAGCATTCTTTTTAA
- a CDS encoding predicted membrane protein: protein MENFKRKLKVRMGVAWSYNIMVLLLLGLGVFDLATNTKSKQTNLVSAFNMGVCIGIQFVMIYFMGKYIAAMKSEEKLKELYIEETDERRLFIQAKIGGTAMNVVMAGLLLGAMVSGYFNIMIFYGLFGATIFTILVKLVMKVYYTRNC, encoded by the coding sequence ATGGAGAATTTTAAAAGGAAGTTAAAAGTACGTATGGGAGTGGCCTGGTCATATAATATCATGGTCTTATTACTATTAGGATTAGGAGTATTTGATCTGGCAACGAATACAAAAAGTAAGCAGACGAATCTAGTCTCCGCATTTAATATGGGGGTATGTATTGGAATTCAGTTTGTCATGATATATTTCATGGGAAAGTACATAGCGGCAATGAAGTCAGAAGAAAAATTGAAAGAGCTGTATATTGAGGAAACGGATGAGAGAAGATTGTTTATTCAAGCAAAGATAGGAGGAACAGCTATGAATGTTGTGATGGCTGGATTATTACTTGGAGCTATGGTTTCTGGGTACTTCAATATTATGATATTCTATGGTTTATTTGGAGCGACGATATTTACGATACTAGTGAAATTAGTGATGAAAGTGTATTATACAAGAAATTGTTAG
- a CDS encoding methyl-accepting chemotaxis protein: MKGKGSLGKIIYPLIGLLMAMGFAMGIANMIVTKNMNQVATNIAVDQFEHITYTSGIVEHLQEAQRHFYSYLAMDDEARRGDLLNEFKTAKEATVKNANLILRAAVTAENKKEYQEFALNLKTAFNAMEDIMTLRSEKASEDQITEKFIEMTSTIEKVEKEVTVIKKTNNKKIGELRDNVTSTYQKNSKITFMMLFTLIVVGIFVIYVIRKKVVVRMRIHTEKMTTLAENLQNGNGDLTQRLSIFGNDEIAVMVSSINTFFDVLQEAIRHIKENGGKLEESVAVMEEQISSADTRITDTSAIMEELAAGMEEVNASVESVNSAIGNVNDEVAKMNEQTEQGMGHVRQIHERAEKLQTTARSNEKSTEAMIETLTESMEKAIKECSKIDKIKELTNNILNISSQTNLLSLNASIEAARAGDAGRGFAVVANEISNLATDSNATAESIQQISAIIEKVLTDLTENSKEMLSFIQDIVLKDYQEMVANGEAYNQDAVNVKELMDDLTARVQKIYTSCSTITESIDQVATTMNESTQGVAHAAENSSEMVQNMDEIHKSMLGNKEISDGLEYQVSKFKYL, from the coding sequence ATGAAAGGAAAAGGCAGTTTAGGCAAAATTATTTATCCTTTAATAGGGTTACTAATGGCAATGGGATTTGCCATGGGAATTGCAAATATGATAGTAACAAAGAATATGAATCAAGTTGCTACTAATATTGCAGTGGATCAATTTGAACATATTACTTACACAAGTGGAATTGTGGAGCATTTACAAGAAGCACAAAGACACTTCTATAGTTATCTCGCAATGGATGATGAAGCTAGAAGAGGTGACTTATTAAATGAGTTTAAGACGGCAAAAGAGGCTACTGTAAAGAATGCAAATCTAATCTTGCGTGCTGCAGTAACAGCAGAAAATAAAAAAGAGTATCAGGAATTCGCTCTAAATCTTAAGACTGCTTTTAATGCAATGGAGGATATTATGACATTGCGGAGTGAAAAAGCATCGGAAGATCAGATTACAGAGAAATTTATCGAGATGACTTCAACGATAGAGAAAGTAGAAAAAGAAGTTACTGTAATAAAGAAGACTAATAATAAAAAAATTGGGGAACTTAGAGACAACGTTACCAGTACATATCAAAAAAATTCAAAAATTACTTTTATGATGTTATTCACACTTATCGTTGTTGGAATCTTTGTTATCTATGTGATTCGTAAGAAAGTGGTTGTCAGAATGAGAATTCATACAGAGAAAATGACCACATTGGCAGAAAATCTTCAAAATGGAAATGGTGATCTGACACAACGACTTAGTATCTTTGGAAATGATGAAATTGCGGTCATGGTTAGTAGTATTAATACCTTCTTTGATGTATTACAAGAGGCAATCCGTCATATCAAAGAGAACGGTGGAAAGCTAGAAGAATCAGTAGCTGTTATGGAAGAGCAGATTTCATCAGCAGATACAAGGATTACAGATACCTCTGCAATTATGGAAGAGCTTGCAGCTGGTATGGAAGAAGTAAATGCATCCGTAGAAAGTGTAAATAGTGCGATCGGAAATGTTAATGATGAAGTTGCAAAGATGAATGAACAGACGGAACAGGGAATGGGACATGTTCGTCAGATCCATGAGCGAGCAGAAAAGTTACAGACAACGGCTCGATCAAATGAAAAATCGACAGAAGCGATGATTGAAACCTTGACAGAGAGCATGGAAAAGGCAATTAAAGAGTGTTCTAAGATTGATAAGATCAAAGAGCTTACGAACAATATTTTAAATATTTCTTCTCAGACTAATCTGTTATCATTAAATGCTTCCATCGAGGCAGCAAGAGCTGGTGATGCAGGAAGAGGATTTGCTGTAGTAGCTAATGAGATCAGTAATCTTGCTACAGATAGTAATGCGACGGCAGAAAGTATTCAGCAGATCAGTGCTATCATTGAGAAAGTATTGACAGATTTAACAGAGAATTCCAAAGAGATGTTATCATTCATTCAAGATATTGTTTTAAAAGATTACCAAGAGATGGTTGCGAATGGGGAGGCTTATAATCAAGATGCCGTGAATGTGAAAGAATTAATGGATGATTTAACAGCACGTGTGCAAAAGATCTATACTTCTTGTTCTACCATTACAGAATCCATCGATCAAGTTGCAACTACTATGAATGAAAGTACGCAAGGGGTTGCTCATGCGGCTGAAAATTCAAGTGAGATGGTACAGAATATGGATGAGATCCATAAGAGTATGTTAGGTAATAAAGAAATATCAGATGGATTAGAATATCAAGTTTCTAAATTTAAATACTTATAG
- a CDS encoding two-component response regulator colocalized with HrtAB transporter: MFSILVVEDDETLNKMVCAKLKQERFYSFSAFNGEEALQVLDKEHIDLIICDVMMPRMGGYELTKELREVNNKIPILMITAKDQLEDMEKGFACGTDDYMKKPINMKEMILRVNALLRRSMMVNEKKLTVGDTILDYESLTVIVKEKEYSLPPKEFYLLFKLLSNPNKIFTRLELMDEIWGMDIDIDDRTVDSHIKKLRRKFEDNADFEIITVRGLGYKAKG; encoded by the coding sequence ATGTTTTCGATTTTAGTTGTAGAAGATGATGAGACATTAAATAAAATGGTCTGTGCAAAATTAAAGCAGGAGAGGTTTTATAGCTTCTCTGCTTTTAATGGAGAAGAAGCACTTCAAGTATTAGACAAAGAACATATTGATTTGATCATCTGTGATGTTATGATGCCAAGAATGGGCGGCTATGAACTGACTAAAGAGTTACGTGAGGTCAACAATAAGATCCCAATTCTGATGATTACGGCTAAAGATCAGTTAGAGGATATGGAGAAAGGGTTTGCATGTGGAACGGATGATTATATGAAAAAGCCCATCAATATGAAAGAGATGATCCTTCGCGTCAATGCTTTGCTTCGAAGATCAATGATGGTCAATGAAAAGAAGCTGACAGTAGGAGATACCATCTTGGATTATGAGTCATTGACAGTGATCGTAAAGGAAAAGGAATATAGTCTGCCGCCAAAAGAATTCTATCTTTTGTTTAAGTTATTGAGTAATCCCAATAAAATATTTACAAGGCTAGAATTGATGGATGAAATTTGGGGGATGGATATCGACATTGATGATCGTACCGTAGATTCCCATATCAAAAAACTTCGGCGTAAGTTTGAAGATAATGCTGATTTTGAGATTATTACCGTAAGAGGGCTGGGGTATAAAGCAAAAGGATAA